Proteins found in one Bremerella volcania genomic segment:
- the rbsK gene encoding ribokinase has protein sequence MQGPHVQPKIVVAGSINMDLVLRCTQFPKPGTTIVAQSYNEISGGKGANQAVSAAKVGAQVSMLGRVGDDAFADRLTGSLKEHGVDCSHVLTTPNCESGLALIMLDQTGQNSIVFVEGANGRFTPEDARQLRNVIESSDVVLLQLEIPLETVQEVVQIAKAANVRVILDPAPVPDDLPSALLQVDLICPNEYEAEQLTGIAIDSPEQALAAAQSLHSKGARHVVITLGGLGSFLFDESGGRMIPAFSTNVVDTTAAGDAFAGALAVHWAQHGNLDDAVRFGNAAGAIAASRMGAQPSMGTRSEIERLWESLK, from the coding sequence ATGCAGGGTCCGCACGTCCAACCCAAGATCGTCGTGGCGGGGTCGATCAACATGGATCTTGTGCTGCGATGTACTCAGTTTCCCAAACCTGGAACAACGATCGTCGCTCAATCCTACAACGAGATCTCCGGCGGCAAAGGAGCCAATCAGGCAGTTTCCGCCGCGAAGGTTGGTGCACAGGTGTCGATGCTGGGACGTGTCGGGGACGATGCCTTCGCCGATCGGCTGACCGGAAGCCTGAAAGAACACGGGGTAGATTGCAGCCACGTGCTGACGACGCCCAACTGCGAGAGCGGGCTGGCGCTGATCATGCTGGATCAGACCGGGCAAAACTCGATTGTTTTTGTCGAAGGGGCCAACGGCCGATTCACACCTGAAGATGCTCGGCAACTGCGAAACGTGATTGAGTCCAGTGATGTCGTCCTGTTACAGCTGGAGATCCCTCTGGAAACGGTACAGGAAGTTGTCCAGATCGCAAAAGCTGCGAATGTTCGCGTCATTCTCGATCCTGCACCTGTCCCTGATGATTTGCCATCCGCTCTACTGCAAGTCGATTTGATTTGCCCTAACGAATACGAAGCTGAACAGTTGACAGGCATCGCTATCGACTCCCCAGAGCAGGCGCTGGCCGCCGCACAGTCCCTACACTCGAAAGGAGCCCGGCATGTGGTCATCACACTGGGCGGACTTGGCTCCTTTCTATTTGATGAAAGTGGCGGACGGATGATTCCCGCCTTCTCTACCAATGTAGTCGATACGACAGCCGCCGGTGATGCTTTTGCCGGGGCCCTGGCCGTTCACTGGGCTCAGCATGGAAATCTCGACGATGCGGTACGTTTTGGCAATGCAGCGGGAGCGATAGCAGCGTCCCGCATGGGCGCGCAGCCAAGCATGGGCACGCGATCTGAAATCGAACGTCTTTGGGAATCCTTAAAATGA
- a CDS encoding ABC transporter permease: protein MNPKAIKEMFLQYGGLCLVLVIMVGVFSGLSENFLQRSTFTTIANQIPDLTLVAVGITFILVVGGIDLSVGSILALSSAVLGALMVDANWPLWSAIPACLLTGAMCGLFNGCVSVGFRIPSFIVTLGMLEIARGATKVVTDSQTKYIGSKVEVIADPLPYLHLSTAFLLAFCAVVLGQFLLSRTVFGRYCIAIGTNEEAVRMSGIRTAPYSIAVFTLSGLLCGLAGLAQTSRLSSADPNAAIGLELLAIAACVIGGTSLMGGRGSVISSFIGVLIISVLQTGLAQIGVSDANKQIITGSVIVVAVLIDSLRNRFRT, encoded by the coding sequence ATGAATCCAAAAGCCATCAAGGAAATGTTTTTGCAATATGGCGGGCTGTGCCTGGTGCTGGTCATCATGGTGGGCGTATTTAGCGGACTGAGCGAAAACTTCTTGCAGAGATCAACGTTCACGACCATCGCGAACCAGATTCCCGACCTGACGCTGGTGGCGGTGGGCATAACCTTCATTCTGGTGGTCGGCGGAATCGATCTTTCAGTCGGCTCGATTCTGGCACTTTCATCAGCCGTTTTAGGTGCGTTGATGGTTGACGCTAACTGGCCCCTGTGGTCTGCCATTCCCGCGTGTCTACTGACGGGTGCTATGTGCGGGCTATTCAACGGATGTGTCTCGGTGGGCTTCCGTATTCCTTCGTTTATCGTCACGCTAGGAATGCTCGAAATCGCTCGCGGAGCGACTAAGGTCGTTACCGATTCTCAGACGAAGTATATCGGATCGAAGGTCGAAGTGATTGCCGATCCGCTTCCCTATCTCCATTTATCGACAGCATTCCTGCTTGCGTTTTGTGCTGTGGTGTTGGGCCAATTTCTGCTTTCCCGAACCGTGTTCGGTCGTTACTGCATCGCGATCGGGACAAACGAAGAAGCCGTGCGTATGTCAGGCATTCGGACTGCTCCCTATTCCATTGCAGTGTTTACTTTGAGTGGACTTCTGTGCGGACTAGCAGGACTTGCCCAGACTTCTCGTCTCTCCAGTGCCGATCCCAACGCGGCGATTGGGCTGGAGTTGTTGGCAATTGCTGCCTGCGTGATTGGCGGAACCAGTTTGATGGGTGGCCGCGGCAGCGTCATCAGTTCGTTTATCGGGGTGTTGATCATTTCCGTCCTGCAAACCGGACTGGCCCAGATCGGCGTATCTGATGCCAACAAACAGATCATCACCGGAAGCGTGATTGTCGTCGCCGTCCTGATCGACTCCCTCCGCAACCGCTTCCGAACGTAA
- a CDS encoding nucleoside hydrolase — MKRELLLWFLLTSVGLLFPRVSLADEPNKPVPLIFDTDIGNDCDDVLALAMIHALQSRGECELLAVTITKDHELAAPFTDCINTFYGRGDIPIGVCHSGVTPEQGKFNGLATTADDGELRYPHDLASGKQAPNAVDVLRKALVESEDGSVVICQVGFSTNLANLIESPADDVSPLTGMELVQQKVRLLSVMAAAFEKIPDRKTGEPKLYREYNVFKDIPSARRLASQWPTPIVWSGFEIGLNLTYPHESIERDFGYVEHHPVAEAYELYIPPPHDRPTWDLTSVLMAVRPNHHYFDLSPAGQVTVLEDGYTTFEPKEGGRDRYLILRDDQKSRVTEALTLLSSEPPNGSAVQSTGER, encoded by the coding sequence ATGAAACGTGAACTACTGCTGTGGTTCTTGCTTACGAGCGTCGGTCTGCTCTTCCCCCGAGTATCGTTGGCAGATGAACCCAACAAGCCTGTTCCATTGATCTTTGATACTGATATTGGTAACGACTGTGACGATGTCCTCGCGCTCGCGATGATTCATGCTCTTCAGTCGCGGGGGGAGTGTGAACTTCTGGCCGTCACGATTACCAAGGATCATGAATTAGCCGCTCCGTTTACCGATTGTATTAACACGTTTTACGGGCGAGGCGACATACCTATCGGCGTATGCCATAGCGGCGTCACGCCGGAACAAGGCAAGTTTAATGGATTGGCCACGACTGCTGATGACGGCGAGCTACGTTATCCGCACGATCTGGCCTCAGGCAAGCAAGCACCCAATGCGGTCGATGTCTTACGAAAAGCTTTAGTAGAGTCGGAGGATGGTTCGGTTGTGATTTGCCAGGTCGGCTTCTCAACGAACCTGGCGAATCTCATCGAGTCTCCGGCCGACGACGTCAGTCCACTGACAGGCATGGAGTTGGTCCAACAAAAGGTACGCCTGCTATCGGTCATGGCCGCGGCTTTCGAGAAGATCCCCGACCGTAAGACAGGCGAACCCAAGCTGTACCGCGAGTATAACGTCTTCAAAGATATTCCCTCTGCCCGCCGACTGGCTTCCCAGTGGCCAACTCCTATCGTTTGGAGCGGATTTGAGATTGGTCTAAATCTGACCTACCCTCATGAAAGCATCGAGCGCGACTTCGGCTATGTCGAACACCATCCGGTGGCCGAGGCCTACGAGCTATACATTCCGCCCCCCCATGATCGTCCGACCTGGGATTTGACGTCGGTCCTAATGGCCGTTCGGCCCAATCACCACTACTTCGACCTCTCGCCAGCTGGGCAAGTAACGGTGCTTGAAGACGGCTACACAACCTTCGAACCGAAAGAAGGGGGACGCGATCGCTACTTGATTCTACGCGACGATCAGAAATCTCGCGTTACCGAGGCGTTGACCCTGCTTTCCAGCGAGCCGCCAAACGGCTCCGCTGTCCAATCCACCGGTGAAAGGTAG
- a CDS encoding arylsulfatase, protein MKPITTLAIGFICGISVIASRVAYADERPNVVVIMTDDQGYGEFSCHGNPITSTPNIDRLAKEGVRLVDFHVSPMCTPTRGQLMSGLDAFRNGAINVSSGRTLLRPELKTMANMFRDAGYRTGHFGKWHLGDNYPFRPEDRGFDEALWFPSSHINSVPDYWDNDYFEDTYIHNTKREKYQGYCTDVFFREAIKWAGNPQDERPFFAYIALNAAHWPWFVPDSYRDAIRDALNAHPEVVKSLGPNKKKDLVSFLAMGANIDDNVGRLDAFLEKTGQKENTVVVFLTDNGSTMGIHYYNAQMRGNKTTLWEGGHRVPCFIRWPNGITNPGEIVALSHVQDLMPTLADLCGINRHLPAKLDGTSLRPLIDDRSSRLVDRMLVINYSRMPTFKVTYTNDNPAIPQRDGACVMWKHWRLIENRELYNVETDIHQDHDVAAQNPEIVAKMRSHLNRWWEEVRHDVLEPQRVIVGSDEENPILLSGCEWLDVFVDQQVQIRRGVRKNGAWHVQIDQPGLYEFELRRWPRESGLKLAKGCQAKQVTDGTFVAGTALPIHKAKLRIGDTVSPIESPNQEQTAFLTRQNLRKGPIEIQSYLLDENGDEVCGAYYLYVKRLQP, encoded by the coding sequence ATGAAACCAATTACGACTCTGGCCATCGGGTTCATTTGTGGGATCAGCGTGATTGCCTCTCGTGTTGCCTATGCGGACGAGCGTCCGAATGTCGTCGTCATCATGACCGACGATCAAGGCTACGGTGAGTTTTCGTGCCATGGCAATCCCATTACCAGCACACCGAACATCGACCGCCTGGCCAAAGAAGGCGTCCGGTTGGTCGACTTTCACGTATCGCCCATGTGTACGCCCACTCGCGGCCAATTGATGAGCGGTCTGGATGCGTTTCGCAATGGAGCAATCAATGTCAGTAGCGGCCGAACGCTGCTGCGGCCTGAATTGAAAACCATGGCGAACATGTTTCGGGACGCAGGCTATCGAACCGGGCATTTTGGTAAGTGGCACCTGGGAGACAACTATCCGTTCAGGCCCGAAGATCGGGGATTCGACGAGGCACTCTGGTTCCCTTCATCACACATCAACAGTGTGCCTGACTACTGGGACAACGACTATTTCGAGGATACCTACATTCACAACACGAAACGCGAAAAATACCAAGGGTATTGCACCGATGTTTTTTTTCGCGAAGCAATCAAGTGGGCAGGCAATCCACAGGACGAACGTCCGTTCTTTGCATATATCGCGTTGAACGCGGCACACTGGCCTTGGTTCGTGCCAGATTCTTACCGCGATGCCATCCGAGACGCCTTGAACGCTCATCCGGAAGTCGTCAAATCACTTGGCCCCAACAAGAAAAAGGACCTGGTTAGTTTTTTGGCGATGGGGGCAAATATTGACGATAACGTAGGCCGCCTGGATGCGTTTCTGGAAAAGACGGGGCAGAAGGAGAACACCGTTGTCGTCTTTCTGACCGACAACGGTAGTACGATGGGCATTCACTACTACAACGCGCAGATGCGTGGCAACAAGACGACGCTGTGGGAAGGTGGACATCGCGTTCCATGCTTTATCCGCTGGCCCAACGGCATTACGAATCCTGGTGAGATAGTTGCCCTGAGTCATGTCCAGGACCTGATGCCGACGCTGGCCGACCTGTGCGGTATCAATCGTCACTTACCGGCGAAGTTAGATGGAACAAGTCTGCGTCCTTTGATCGATGATCGATCGAGCCGTTTGGTTGATCGCATGCTGGTGATTAACTATAGTCGGATGCCCACTTTTAAGGTGACCTATACGAACGATAATCCAGCTATTCCCCAGCGGGATGGGGCCTGTGTGATGTGGAAGCATTGGCGACTGATCGAAAATCGGGAGCTGTACAATGTCGAAACAGACATCCACCAGGATCATGATGTGGCGGCCCAAAACCCCGAAATTGTTGCCAAGATGCGTTCGCACCTCAATCGTTGGTGGGAAGAAGTCCGCCACGATGTCCTCGAACCTCAACGAGTCATCGTGGGAAGCGACGAGGAGAATCCCATTCTTTTATCAGGCTGCGAATGGCTGGATGTGTTCGTCGATCAACAGGTTCAGATTCGACGCGGCGTGCGCAAGAATGGTGCCTGGCATGTTCAGATCGACCAACCGGGACTATACGAGTTCGAACTGAGGCGATGGCCCCGAGAAAGCGGCCTGAAACTCGCTAAGGGATGCCAGGCGAAGCAGGTTACCGACGGAACCTTCGTCGCTGGCACCGCACTGCCAATCCACAAGGCAAAGCTTCGAATCGGAGATACGGTTTCGCCGATCGAAAGCCCAAATCAAGAGCAGACAGCTTTTCTGACGCGGCAGAACCTACGCAAGGGGCCGATCGAAATTCAGTCCTACTTATTGGATGAAAACGGCGACGAAGTCTGTGGGGCTTATTATCTGTATGTAAAACGCCTTCAACCTTAG
- a CDS encoding Ig-like domain-containing protein produces the protein MTNGLSLQPLQRRQRRQQQVLSFELCEERALLAVLDLMPGAAAGTITDENGTTVITVAPDQVIDLTAELESTETPITGYQINFGNSASSLVLANWTNNDKSFSLAVDSTLDHTQDDRFVAAIGFSGIPAPPTTALGTFQVSAPTTEGDYLLTLDFTTGGETENTILSDGLGNAVPITDFGNLIIRVQIPNDPPTISKVDDVTIDEDAMTGDLPFTVGDTESSADSLVVTASSDDQALVPDENIIIIGTGTHRTVKVTPLADQNGSAVITLVVSDGVKITEESFTVNVTPVNDAPTITAIDDTNIDEDTTTGDLAFTIGDLETSTDLLIVSASSDNQALVPDGNIVITGTEANRTVRVTPPANQYGSALITLVVSDGDKTTETAFALDVTPINDPPTGIQLSANTFDENVDAAVVASITVDDVDSADTYSFDISDNRFEIVNGDLKLKSGNVIDFEVEPEISVTIGATDSGNLFVEETFLLEVVNKNDMPEVNQTISEVIADLGDPAVSIDVSDVFRDQDIASMGDVLTVTVAQNSNPGVVTAAVIDNDLELEFSTISFGSSVITLRATDSQNDFVETSFQVTVKLDSSVSVKISSLSDSGAIGSVRTIDLTPKVLHEWQNAIAGIWVTVGDEIPTVPFDLTVQLDWSPLRYETAELIDFLGADAAVNTTLGQDAATSDVTLVGVDLSGYSIGENVLVGRVALNVDAEDLIGVPMDAAGVYPTLVEDIGFALNSAALVVDNVDLKTAPTPQVDLSPVIYDADDSGRVGISDFALFIRNYGRLTDGSNPDSYRFDYDRSGRVGISDFALLIQHYSRSKPNDRFVNMPGLTSPLSGASASPLLEGEPDGDLAPSTSNLPATPASGAANENTIFILPVSPLEDRSAGAAISDKDLQPLRYRVDDEHASLEVDADQFFQVYEHVLNAEFELIEHYVDEECVFPDVLDESLKDFWEE, from the coding sequence ATGACTAACGGATTGTCCCTGCAGCCTCTCCAGCGTCGACAAAGACGTCAGCAGCAGGTGCTGAGCTTTGAACTGTGTGAAGAAAGGGCATTGTTAGCCGTCTTGGATTTGATGCCTGGTGCCGCCGCGGGAACGATTACGGACGAGAACGGTACTACGGTCATTACGGTTGCTCCCGATCAAGTGATCGACTTGACGGCCGAACTCGAATCGACTGAAACACCGATTACCGGCTATCAAATTAATTTCGGCAATTCCGCTTCGTCCCTGGTGTTGGCCAACTGGACCAACAATGACAAAAGCTTTTCGTTGGCGGTCGATTCCACGCTCGATCACACGCAGGATGATCGTTTCGTCGCGGCCATTGGTTTTTCGGGCATCCCGGCTCCGCCCACAACAGCCCTAGGAACCTTCCAAGTATCGGCCCCGACCACCGAAGGGGATTACCTACTTACGCTCGACTTCACAACGGGTGGCGAAACGGAGAACACCATCCTTTCCGATGGCTTGGGCAATGCCGTTCCGATCACGGACTTTGGAAATCTGATCATACGGGTACAGATTCCCAACGATCCGCCCACCATTTCCAAGGTCGATGACGTGACGATCGACGAAGATGCGATGACCGGCGATCTCCCCTTTACGGTAGGAGACACCGAATCGAGTGCTGATTCACTCGTGGTCACGGCAAGTTCCGACGATCAGGCACTTGTTCCTGATGAGAACATTATCATCATTGGCACTGGTACCCACCGCACAGTGAAGGTGACGCCGCTCGCAGATCAAAATGGCTCAGCAGTCATCACGTTAGTCGTCTCTGATGGGGTTAAGATTACGGAAGAGTCATTCACCGTGAACGTCACACCTGTCAACGACGCTCCGACCATCACGGCGATTGATGACACCAACATCGACGAAGATACGACGACCGGAGATCTCGCGTTTACGATCGGAGACTTGGAAACCAGTACCGATTTGTTGATCGTCTCCGCGTCGTCCGACAATCAGGCCCTGGTACCTGACGGCAACATCGTTATCACCGGCACCGAAGCCAATCGTACCGTGAGGGTCACTCCTCCAGCGAATCAATACGGATCTGCCCTGATCACTCTGGTGGTATCGGATGGTGATAAGACAACCGAGACAGCGTTTGCACTCGACGTCACGCCGATCAACGACCCGCCGACCGGAATTCAATTGTCGGCCAATACTTTCGATGAGAACGTTGACGCGGCGGTGGTAGCGTCAATCACGGTGGACGATGTTGATTCCGCTGATACTTACTCATTCGACATTTCGGACAATCGCTTCGAGATAGTCAATGGCGACTTGAAACTTAAATCAGGCAACGTCATCGACTTCGAGGTGGAGCCGGAAATTTCCGTCACTATTGGGGCTACGGACTCGGGAAATCTGTTCGTTGAGGAGACTTTCCTGCTGGAAGTCGTCAACAAGAATGATATGCCGGAAGTCAACCAAACCATATCTGAGGTTATAGCTGACTTGGGCGATCCAGCAGTATCCATTGACGTTAGCGATGTCTTTCGTGACCAAGACATCGCATCGATGGGGGATGTCTTAACCGTTACCGTCGCCCAGAATTCCAATCCAGGTGTCGTTACGGCAGCAGTGATCGATAACGACCTGGAACTGGAGTTTTCCACGATCAGCTTTGGATCATCGGTGATTACGCTGAGGGCAACCGACAGCCAAAACGATTTCGTCGAAACCAGTTTTCAGGTGACAGTCAAGCTGGACAGTTCGGTCTCTGTTAAAATCTCGTCGCTGAGTGATAGTGGGGCGATTGGATCTGTACGCACCATCGATCTGACGCCCAAGGTTTTGCATGAATGGCAAAACGCAATCGCAGGCATCTGGGTAACCGTTGGCGACGAAATCCCCACGGTTCCCTTCGATTTGACGGTTCAGCTCGATTGGTCGCCGCTTCGGTATGAAACTGCGGAATTGATTGACTTCTTGGGGGCTGACGCAGCGGTTAACACAACGCTGGGGCAGGATGCAGCCACGTCCGACGTCACACTGGTAGGAGTCGATCTTTCCGGCTACTCCATTGGCGAAAACGTCTTGGTTGGCCGGGTTGCCCTGAATGTGGATGCGGAAGATCTGATCGGCGTCCCGATGGATGCCGCGGGAGTGTATCCGACATTGGTCGAAGATATCGGATTTGCCTTAAATTCGGCCGCTTTGGTGGTTGATAATGTCGACCTAAAAACAGCGCCGACCCCCCAGGTTGATTTATCGCCTGTGATTTACGACGCAGATGATAGCGGCCGCGTTGGGATCTCCGATTTTGCGCTCTTCATCCGCAACTACGGTAGGCTCACCGATGGCTCTAATCCAGATAGTTACAGGTTTGACTACGATCGCTCTGGACGTGTTGGGATTTCTGATTTTGCCCTTCTGATTCAACACTATAGTAGAAGTAAACCCAACGATCGATTTGTCAACATGCCCGGTTTGACCTCTCCATTGAGCGGGGCCAGTGCCTCGCCACTGCTGGAGGGAGAACCGGACGGTGATTTAGCTCCCTCAACGAGTAACCTGCCCGCAACGCCGGCAAGCGGCGCCGCAAACGAGAATACGATATTCATCTTACCAGTATCACCGCTGGAAGATCGGTCAGCGGGGGCCGCCATTTCTGATAAAGATCTCCAGCCGCTGAGATATCGAGTCGATGACGAGCACGCTTCATTGGAGGTCGATGCTGACCAGTTCTTTCAGGTCTACGAGCATGTCCTGAATGCGGAATTTGAACTGATCGAGCACTATGTTGACGAAGAATGTGTTTTTCCCGATGTGCTGGATGAATCGCTAAAAGACTTCTGGGAAGAGTAA
- a CDS encoding sugar ABC transporter ATP-binding protein — protein MNESTSILLKTTGITKQYGEALVLRDGSLSVRKGEIHALLGGNGAGKSTLVRIIAGLVTPTSGEMTVHGQSYTPKSKREAEAAGIEIVQQEFNLIPTLNVAENLLLTRLPTLGGVIRRRELHRQAREALDRFDLQDIPTESIVETLGVGQQQMIEIAAAMHRKCLLLILDEPTAALSAAEADSLFKWLHKLRNEGVGIIYISHRLDEVSRISDRISFLRDGSMIGTYPTAELTTNEMVELMTGDHRHTSPSHATSQPWASGECSSPASLALRVENISGGMVDDVSFHVRPGERLGIAGLVGSGRTELLRLIFGADVASSGSVYVSGDDTPKRFRHPHEAVSAGIAMVTEDRKKNGLLLPQSIQVNTTLAAMSQRFSHAGMIRFHAESEATDRYCESMEIRCTDRRQLTGTLSGGNQQKVVIARWLATDARVFLFDEPTRGIDVPARRRIYRLIDSLAAEGKGIVIVSSDLEELLETCDRIAVMSNGKLVKTFQQPDMSHKLIMQAAFSGYLERSAEA, from the coding sequence GTGAACGAATCGACGTCGATCTTGCTGAAAACCACTGGCATCACCAAGCAGTATGGCGAGGCGTTAGTTTTGCGTGATGGCTCGCTGAGTGTGCGAAAAGGAGAGATCCACGCGCTCTTAGGAGGTAACGGGGCAGGGAAGAGCACCTTAGTGCGAATCATTGCAGGGCTCGTCACTCCGACTTCTGGTGAGATGACGGTCCACGGCCAGTCTTATACGCCCAAATCAAAACGAGAAGCAGAAGCGGCCGGGATTGAAATCGTTCAACAGGAATTCAATCTTATCCCGACGTTGAATGTAGCAGAGAACCTACTGCTGACCAGGCTTCCGACACTAGGCGGCGTCATTCGGCGACGAGAACTCCATCGCCAAGCTCGCGAGGCACTCGACCGATTCGATTTGCAGGATATTCCGACCGAATCAATCGTCGAGACCCTAGGCGTGGGTCAGCAACAGATGATTGAAATCGCAGCTGCGATGCATCGAAAGTGTCTCCTGTTAATCCTCGACGAGCCGACGGCCGCATTGAGCGCTGCTGAAGCCGATTCCCTGTTCAAGTGGCTCCACAAACTGCGGAACGAGGGTGTCGGCATCATCTATATCAGCCATCGCCTGGATGAAGTCTCGCGGATCTCTGATCGGATCTCGTTTTTGCGTGATGGAAGCATGATCGGCACGTATCCGACGGCAGAACTAACCACGAACGAAATGGTCGAATTGATGACCGGTGATCATCGGCATACTTCACCTTCGCACGCGACCAGCCAGCCGTGGGCTAGCGGCGAGTGCAGTTCACCAGCCAGCCTTGCCCTACGCGTCGAGAACATCTCTGGCGGCATGGTAGACGATGTCTCGTTTCACGTTCGACCAGGAGAACGTCTGGGGATCGCTGGCTTGGTCGGCTCTGGACGGACGGAATTGCTGCGTCTTATCTTCGGTGCCGACGTCGCTTCGTCCGGTTCTGTCTACGTATCCGGCGACGACACACCGAAACGGTTTCGCCATCCTCACGAGGCAGTGTCCGCCGGCATTGCGATGGTTACTGAAGATCGCAAAAAGAATGGATTGCTGCTTCCTCAATCGATACAGGTCAATACAACCCTGGCAGCCATGAGCCAACGATTCAGCCACGCTGGCATGATCCGATTTCACGCGGAGAGCGAAGCGACGGATCGATATTGTGAATCGATGGAAATCCGCTGTACCGACCGCAGGCAACTGACGGGCACTCTTAGCGGAGGGAACCAGCAGAAAGTGGTGATTGCTCGCTGGCTGGCAACCGATGCTCGCGTTTTCCTGTTCGACGAGCCGACGCGCGGAATCGATGTCCCGGCACGCCGGCGGATTTACCGCCTAATCGACAGCCTGGCAGCTGAGGGCAAAGGAATCGTGATCGTCAGTAGCGACCTGGAAGAGTTACTGGAAACCTGTGATCGAATTGCCGTGATGTCGAACGGCAAATTGGTTAAGACCTTCCAGCAACCGGACATGTCCCACAAGTTGATTATGCAAGCGGCGTTTTCCGGGTACCTTGAGCGGAGTGCCGAGGCATGA
- a CDS encoding sugar ABC transporter substrate-binding protein, whose amino-acid sequence MKKLISGLLLILLLSGCNSESSNSADGTGSSTEVKKPRIALIMKSLANEFFSTMADGAKDYQAEHPDQFDLVVNGIKDERDISRQVSLVEEMIATNVDAIVIAPADSKALVPVLRRAKEAGVVVINIDNRLDTEVLATEGVEIPFVGPDNKAGAKQVGAYLAGKMAAGDSVCILEGVRTSFNGQQRLAGFQEAMTDAGIKVVDHQSAEWEMSKANTIASSMLSEHPEVKAILAANDSMALGAVAAVKSSGRTNDVMVVGFDNISAVQQAIKDGKVLATADQHGDQLAVYGIQNALKLIEDPNAAIEDVETPVDLITQESLAP is encoded by the coding sequence ATGAAGAAGCTAATTTCAGGACTATTGCTCATCTTGCTTCTTTCCGGCTGCAACTCGGAATCGTCGAATTCGGCAGATGGAACGGGTTCGTCTACGGAAGTCAAGAAACCACGAATCGCACTGATCATGAAGTCGCTGGCCAATGAGTTCTTCTCGACCATGGCCGATGGTGCCAAAGACTACCAAGCCGAACATCCTGATCAGTTTGATCTTGTGGTCAACGGCATCAAGGACGAACGCGACATCAGCCGTCAGGTGTCTCTCGTCGAAGAAATGATCGCCACCAACGTCGATGCGATCGTGATCGCGCCGGCCGACTCAAAAGCCCTCGTACCTGTGCTACGTAGGGCTAAAGAGGCAGGCGTAGTCGTCATCAATATCGACAATCGCCTCGATACCGAGGTACTCGCCACGGAAGGAGTCGAAATACCTTTCGTTGGTCCCGATAACAAAGCCGGTGCGAAGCAAGTTGGCGCTTACCTGGCAGGTAAGATGGCGGCCGGTGATTCGGTGTGCATCCTGGAAGGCGTGCGCACTTCCTTCAATGGTCAACAACGGCTTGCCGGATTTCAGGAAGCGATGACCGATGCCGGAATTAAGGTCGTCGATCACCAGTCCGCCGAATGGGAGATGAGCAAAGCCAATACGATTGCATCCTCGATGCTCAGCGAGCACCCCGAAGTGAAAGCGATCCTGGCCGCGAATGATAGCATGGCCTTAGGGGCAGTTGCCGCGGTGAAGAGTTCCGGCCGAACCAACGACGTCATGGTCGTCGGCTTCGACAACATCTCGGCGGTTCAGCAGGCCATCAAGGACGGGAAGGTTTTGGCTACCGCCGACCAACATGGGGATCAACTGGCAGTTTATGGGATCCAAAACGCCTTGAAGCTGATTGAGGACCCCAATGCGGCGATCGAAGATGTCGAAACACCGGTCGATTTAATCACGCAGGAGTCACTTGCTCCGTGA